The following proteins come from a genomic window of Methylorubrum populi:
- the arsC gene encoding arsenate reductase (glutaredoxin) (This arsenate reductase requires both glutathione and glutaredoxin to convert arsenate to arsenite, after which the efflux transporter formed by ArsA and ArsB can extrude the arsenite from the cell, providing resistance.) — MPDHLPALKPAPFDVVIYHNPACGTSRNALAMIRNAGIEPHVVEYLKTPPSRALLGHLLARAGLSVRDALRKKGTPYAELGLADPALTDAQLLDALEAHPILLERPLVVSPRGVRLCRPSETVLDLLPPQQGEFVKEDGESVVDAQGRRVATA, encoded by the coding sequence ATGCCTGACCACCTGCCTGCGCTTAAGCCTGCGCCGTTCGACGTCGTGATCTACCACAACCCGGCCTGCGGCACCTCGCGCAACGCGCTGGCAATGATCCGCAACGCCGGCATCGAGCCGCACGTGGTCGAGTACCTGAAGACGCCGCCGAGCCGGGCGCTGCTCGGGCATTTGCTCGCCCGCGCCGGCCTCTCGGTTCGCGATGCTCTGCGGAAGAAGGGGACGCCCTATGCCGAGCTCGGCCTCGCCGACCCGGCGCTCACCGACGCGCAGCTCCTCGACGCGCTCGAGGCCCACCCGATCCTCCTCGAGCGGCCGCTGGTCGTGAGCCCGAGGGGCGTGCGCCTGTGCCGCCCGTCCGAGACGGTGCTGGACCTGTTGCCCCCGCAGCAGGGCGAGTTCGTGAAGGAGGACGGCGAGTCTGTCGTCGACGCGCAGGGGCGCCGCGTCGCCACCGCCTGA
- the arsH gene encoding arsenical resistance protein ArsH, protein MDKPQQPFSDGMPNLSQAHFEVPTAERVEARTPLSHGPRLLILYGSLRERSFSRFLAYEAARLLEAMGGEVRIFHAHGLPLPDDAAADHPKVQELRALSIWSEGQVWVSPERHGNLTGVMKSQIDWLPLSEGSVRPTQGRTLAVMQVSGGSQSFNAVNSLRLLGRWMRMVTIPNQSSVPMAYKEFDEAGRMKAGPLYDRVVDVCEELMKFTLLVRGRADHLVDRYSERKEREPARLAAVAADIGFAKR, encoded by the coding sequence TTGGACAAGCCCCAGCAGCCCTTCTCCGACGGGATGCCGAACCTCTCGCAGGCCCATTTCGAGGTGCCCACGGCGGAACGGGTGGAAGCGCGGACGCCGTTGTCCCACGGACCGCGCCTCCTCATCCTCTACGGCTCGCTGCGGGAGCGGTCGTTCAGCCGCTTCCTGGCCTACGAGGCGGCGCGGCTGCTGGAGGCGATGGGCGGCGAGGTGCGGATCTTCCACGCCCACGGCCTGCCGCTGCCCGACGACGCGGCGGCCGACCATCCGAAGGTGCAGGAGCTGCGCGCCCTGTCGATCTGGTCCGAGGGCCAGGTCTGGGTCAGCCCGGAGCGGCACGGCAACCTGACCGGGGTCATGAAGAGCCAGATCGACTGGCTGCCCCTGAGCGAGGGATCCGTGCGCCCGACGCAGGGGCGCACGCTCGCGGTGATGCAGGTCTCGGGCGGCTCGCAGAGCTTCAACGCCGTGAACAGCCTGCGCCTGCTCGGGCGCTGGATGCGGATGGTCACCATCCCGAACCAATCCTCGGTGCCGATGGCCTACAAGGAGTTCGACGAGGCCGGCCGGATGAAGGCCGGTCCGCTCTACGACCGGGTGGTCGATGTCTGCGAGGAGCTGATGAAGTTCACCCTGCTGGTCCGCGGACGCGCCGACCACCTCGTGGACCGCTACTCCGAGCGCAAGGAACGCGAGCCGGCGCGGCTGGCGGCGGTGGCCGCCGATATCGGCTTCGCCAAGCGGTAG
- the atzF gene encoding allophanate hydrolase, whose translation MPVPAFPSLSALHAAYAEGLSPEAVVAETYRRIAATDDPGIFLARVPEAEMRAAARALGPFDPAQKPLWGVPFAVKDNVDVAGLPTTAACPDFAYTPQATAPAVERLLAAGALLVGKTNLDQFATGLVGLRTPYPAPRNACDPAVVPGGSSSGSAVAVARGLVAFALGTDTAGSGRVPAGLNNIVGLKPSLGSVSGRGVVPACRTLDTLSVFAGTVAEADTVYRIIAGYDPQDPYSRALPVPPRPGSLPPGLRVGVPDAAGRIFGGDALSEAAFDASLADLRAVLGRGTADIDLAPFFAVAELLYAGPWVAERYQAIRGFIEARPDSLHPTTRAIIGAATRHAAADAFAGLYRLAELRRATEAVWRGIDVLVVPTYPRPRRVADLAADPVGPNSELGTYTNFVNLLDLCALAVPGRWRGDGFPSGVTLIAPRGADGLLAELGARLHEAAGATLGASGVPVPAGPAPRGDRAQGEEIEVAVVGAHLSGLPLNGELTARGARFLRAAPTRPDYRLYALPGGPPARPGLIRVAPGSGAAIETEVWALAPDAFGRFVAGIPSPLAIGTLSLSDGTTPKGFLAEAAGLTDARDISGHGGWRAYLASGEAAA comes from the coding sequence ATGCCGGTTCCCGCCTTCCCGAGCCTGAGCGCGCTCCACGCCGCCTACGCCGAGGGGCTCTCGCCCGAGGCGGTGGTGGCCGAGACCTATCGCCGGATCGCCGCCACGGACGATCCCGGCATCTTCCTCGCGCGGGTGCCGGAGGCGGAGATGCGGGCCGCCGCCCGCGCGCTCGGCCCCTTCGACCCCGCGCAGAAGCCGCTCTGGGGCGTGCCCTTCGCCGTGAAGGACAATGTCGACGTGGCCGGCCTGCCCACCACCGCCGCCTGCCCCGATTTCGCCTACACGCCGCAGGCGACCGCCCCGGCGGTGGAGCGCCTGCTCGCGGCCGGCGCGCTGCTCGTCGGCAAGACCAATCTCGATCAGTTCGCCACCGGCTTGGTCGGCCTGCGCACGCCCTACCCGGCCCCGAGGAACGCCTGCGATCCGGCCGTCGTGCCGGGCGGCTCCTCGTCCGGCTCGGCGGTGGCGGTGGCGCGCGGCCTCGTCGCCTTCGCGCTGGGCACCGACACGGCGGGATCGGGCCGGGTGCCGGCCGGCCTCAACAACATCGTGGGGCTGAAGCCCTCCCTCGGCAGCGTGTCGGGCCGGGGCGTCGTTCCCGCCTGCCGCACGCTCGATACCCTCTCCGTCTTCGCCGGCACCGTGGCGGAGGCCGACACGGTCTACCGGATCATCGCCGGCTACGATCCGCAGGATCCGTATTCCCGCGCCCTGCCCGTCCCGCCCCGCCCCGGCAGCCTGCCGCCCGGCCTGCGCGTCGGCGTGCCGGACGCGGCGGGCCGGATCTTCGGCGGCGACGCGCTCTCGGAGGCGGCGTTCGACGCGTCGCTCGCCGACCTCCGGGCGGTGCTCGGGCGCGGGACGGCCGACATCGATCTCGCGCCCTTCTTCGCGGTGGCGGAACTCCTCTATGCCGGCCCCTGGGTGGCCGAGCGCTATCAGGCGATCCGCGGCTTCATCGAGGCGCGCCCCGATTCCCTGCACCCGACCACGCGGGCGATCATCGGCGCGGCCACCCGTCACGCGGCGGCGGACGCCTTCGCCGGCCTCTACCGCCTCGCCGAACTCCGCCGCGCCACGGAAGCCGTCTGGCGCGGCATCGACGTGCTCGTGGTGCCGACCTATCCGCGCCCGCGCCGGGTCGCCGACCTCGCCGCCGACCCGGTCGGTCCCAACAGCGAGCTCGGCACCTACACCAACTTCGTCAACCTGCTCGACCTCTGCGCCCTCGCCGTGCCGGGGCGGTGGCGCGGCGACGGTTTTCCGTCGGGCGTCACCCTGATCGCGCCGCGCGGGGCCGACGGGCTCCTCGCCGAACTCGGCGCCCGCCTCCACGAAGCGGCCGGCGCCACCCTCGGGGCGAGCGGCGTGCCGGTCCCGGCGGGGCCCGCGCCGCGCGGGGATCGCGCGCAGGGCGAGGAGATCGAGGTCGCGGTGGTCGGCGCGCACCTGTCCGGCCTGCCGCTCAACGGCGAGCTGACCGCCCGCGGCGCCCGCTTCCTGCGCGCCGCCCCGACGAGGCCGGATTACCGCCTATACGCCCTCCCCGGCGGCCCGCCGGCCCGGCCCGGCCTGATCCGCGTCGCGCCCGGCTCCGGCGCCGCGATCGAGACCGAGGTGTGGGCGCTGGCGCCGGACGCCTTCGGCCGCTTCGTGGCGGGCATCCCCTCGCCGCTGGCGATCGGGACGCTGTCGCTGTCCGACGGCACGACGCCGAAGGGGTTTCTGGCGGAGGCGGCGGGGCTCACGGACGCGCGCGACATCAGCGGGCACGGCGGCTGGCGCGCCTATCTCGCCTCGGGGGAGGCCGCGGCCTGA
- a CDS encoding alpha/beta fold hydrolase: MTADPFLAGFTLRDIDADGLRIRASVGGSGPPVLLLHGHPQTHATWHAVAPPLAERHSVVAMDLRGYGDSEKPKGAERHANYAKRAMAADAVAVMRRLGHDRFAVVGHDRGGRVAHRLALDHPEAVTRLAVLDIAPTATMYARTDKAFATAYFWWFFLIQPAPLPERLIAADPEFFLRSHVEGQSKTPGSPSPELFAEYLRVYRDPATRHAICEDYRAAAGIDLEHDADDADRRIEAPLLALWGARGTVGRTYDVLETWREKARDVRGFALDCGHTLQEERPDLVLAALRDFLT, translated from the coding sequence ATGACGGCAGATCCGTTTCTGGCGGGCTTCACGCTGCGCGACATCGACGCCGACGGCCTGCGCATCCGCGCGTCCGTCGGCGGGTCCGGTCCGCCGGTCCTGCTGCTGCACGGGCATCCGCAGACCCACGCGACCTGGCACGCCGTCGCCCCGCCGCTCGCCGAGCGGCACAGCGTCGTGGCGATGGATCTGCGCGGCTACGGCGATTCGGAGAAGCCGAAGGGGGCCGAGCGCCACGCCAACTACGCCAAGCGCGCCATGGCCGCCGACGCGGTCGCGGTGATGCGGCGCCTCGGCCACGACCGCTTCGCCGTGGTCGGGCACGACCGCGGCGGGCGGGTCGCGCACCGCCTCGCGCTCGATCATCCCGAGGCCGTCACCCGGCTCGCCGTCCTCGACATCGCGCCGACCGCGACGATGTATGCCCGCACCGACAAGGCCTTCGCCACGGCGTATTTCTGGTGGTTCTTCCTGATCCAGCCGGCGCCCCTGCCGGAGCGCCTGATCGCGGCCGACCCGGAATTCTTCCTGCGCAGCCATGTCGAGGGGCAGTCGAAGACGCCGGGCAGCCCGAGCCCGGAACTGTTCGCCGAGTATCTGCGCGTCTACCGCGATCCGGCCACGCGCCACGCGATCTGCGAGGATTACCGGGCGGCGGCGGGAATCGACCTGGAGCACGACGCGGACGACGCCGATCGGCGGATCGAGGCGCCCCTCCTGGCGCTCTGGGGCGCCAGGGGGACGGTGGGGCGGACCTACGACGTGCTGGAAACCTGGCGCGAGAAGGCCCGGGACGTGCGCGGCTTCGCCCTCGATTGCGGCCACACCCTGCAGGAGGAGCGGCCCGACCTCGTGCTCGCCGCCCTTCGCGACTTCCTGACTTGA
- the arsB gene encoding ACR3 family arsenite efflux transporter, protein MSLFERYLTLWVALCIVAGIALGHALPGLFHAVGAAEIARVNLPVAVLIWLMVIPMLLRIDFAALRRVGRHWRGIGVTLFINWAVKPFSMAALAWLFVGTLFRPHLPADQIDSYVAGLIILAAAPCTAMVFVWSNLTRGEPHFTLSQVALNDAIMVVAFAPIVGLLLGLSAITVPWGTLVLSVGLYIVVPVLVAQVLRRRLIASGGPGALDRMLARLGPVSLAALLATLVLLFGFQGGQILAQPAVIALLAVPILIQVYLNSGLAYLMNRIAGEQHCVAGPSALIGASNFFELAVAAAISLFGFDSGAALATVVGVLIEVPVMLSVVWVVNRSRGWYERGAAGATDPDGRSL, encoded by the coding sequence GTGTCCCTGTTCGAACGCTACCTCACCCTCTGGGTGGCGCTGTGCATCGTGGCCGGCATCGCGCTGGGCCACGCCCTGCCCGGCCTCTTCCACGCCGTGGGCGCGGCCGAGATCGCGCGGGTGAACCTGCCCGTCGCCGTCCTGATCTGGCTGATGGTCATCCCCATGCTGCTCAGGATCGACTTCGCGGCGCTGCGCCGGGTCGGGCGGCACTGGCGCGGCATCGGCGTGACGCTGTTCATCAACTGGGCGGTGAAACCCTTCTCAATGGCAGCGCTGGCTTGGCTGTTCGTGGGCACCCTGTTCCGGCCCCATCTGCCGGCGGACCAGATCGACAGCTACGTCGCGGGTCTCATCATCCTGGCGGCCGCGCCCTGCACCGCGATGGTGTTCGTGTGGTCGAACCTGACGCGCGGCGAACCGCACTTCACGCTGAGCCAGGTGGCGTTGAACGACGCCATCATGGTGGTGGCCTTCGCCCCCATCGTCGGCCTGCTCCTGGGGCTCTCGGCCATCACAGTGCCCTGGGGCACGCTGGTCCTGTCGGTGGGGCTCTACATCGTGGTCCCGGTCCTCGTCGCGCAGGTCCTGCGGCGCCGCCTCATCGCCTCCGGCGGCCCGGGCGCGCTCGACCGGATGCTCGCCCGGCTCGGGCCGGTGTCGCTGGCGGCGCTGCTCGCCACACTGGTCCTGCTGTTCGGCTTCCAGGGCGGGCAGATCCTGGCCCAGCCGGCGGTCATCGCGCTCCTGGCGGTACCGATCCTCATCCAGGTCTACCTGAATTCGGGGCTCGCCTACCTCATGAACCGGATCGCGGGCGAGCAGCACTGCGTCGCCGGCCCCTCGGCTCTGATCGGGGCCTCGAACTTCTTCGAGCTCGCGGTGGCCGCCGCCATCAGCCTGTTCGGCTTCGACTCGGGTGCGGCGCTCGCAACCGTGGTCGGCGTCCTCATCGAGGTGCCGGTGATGCTCTCGGTGGTGTGGGTCGTGAACCGCAGCCGCGGCTGGTACGAGCGCGGCGCGGCGGGCGCGACCGACCCCGATGGCCGGTCCTTATGA
- a CDS encoding ArsR/SmtB family transcription factor, whose translation MDERQALAAFAALGQEHRLRVVRALVIAGPAGLAAGALAAAVGIASTNLSFHLKELAHAGLITSRREGKSVIYSAAYAGLSALIAFLMRDCCQGRPEVCETALAALSPCGGPAGDPAHA comes from the coding sequence ATGGACGAACGGCAAGCCCTCGCGGCCTTCGCTGCGCTGGGCCAGGAGCACCGCCTGCGGGTGGTGCGCGCCCTGGTCATCGCCGGGCCGGCGGGTTTGGCGGCCGGCGCGCTCGCGGCGGCGGTCGGAATCGCGAGCACCAACCTCTCCTTCCACCTGAAGGAACTCGCCCATGCCGGGCTGATCACCTCCCGGCGCGAGGGCAAGTCGGTGATCTACAGCGCCGCCTATGCCGGCCTGTCGGCGCTGATCGCCTTCCTGATGCGCGATTGCTGCCAGGGCCGGCCGGAGGTCTGCGAGACCGCGCTCGCCGCCCTGTCCCCCTGCGGCGGCCCTGCCGGAGACCCCGCCCATGCCTGA
- a CDS encoding DUF6894 family protein, with protein sequence MARYRFHATNGYECVFDAQGKDIRVPDRLVRRADEVAQAVMSSLADREDWSEWHVTVHDLSGRRVLVRPFV encoded by the coding sequence ATGGCACGCTACCGCTTCCACGCGACGAACGGCTACGAGTGCGTGTTCGACGCGCAGGGCAAGGACATCCGGGTTCCCGACCGCCTCGTGCGGCGCGCCGACGAGGTGGCTCAGGCGGTGATGAGCAGCCTCGCCGACCGCGAGGACTGGTCGGAGTGGCACGTCACCGTGCACGACCTCAGCGGCCGCCGGGTGCTGGTGAGGCCGTTCGTGTGA
- the kdpA gene encoding potassium-transporting ATPase subunit KdpA — protein sequence MTLNGWFQIALYGAVVLALVKPLGAYMTRVFNGERTILSPVLAPVERGLYRAAGIDARQEQTWLGYAGAMVVFNVAGFVLLYAILRLQTVLPLNPADQGAVAPDLAFNTATSFVTNTNWQSYGGETTLSYLSQMLGLTHQNFVSAASGIAVAVAVIRGFARASTKTLGSFWVDMTRATLYLLLPLCLLIALFLVSQGMPQTLAPSVEATTLEGARQTIAVGPVASQVAIKMLGTNGGGFFNANAAHPFENPTALSNFLQMVAIFMIGAALTNVFGRMVGDERQGWAILAAMGLLFLAGVAVTYWAEANAHGVLGGLGLTGGNMEGKEVRFGLSASALFAVITTAASCGAVNAMHDSFTALGGLIPLLNMQLGEVIIGGVGAGLYGMLVFVVVAIFVAGLMVGRTPEYLGKKIEAREVKMAMLGILCLPLMMLGLTALATVVPAGLAGPANAGPHGFTEILYAYTSAAANNGSALSGLTANTLFYNTTLAIGMLVGRFFVKIPVLAIAGSLAAKKRVPASAGTFPTHGGLFVGLLVGVVLIIGGLTFFPSLALGPLVEHFAGAAGQTFPAGG from the coding sequence ATGACACTCAACGGCTGGTTCCAGATCGCGCTCTACGGCGCGGTCGTGCTGGCGCTCGTGAAGCCGCTCGGGGCCTACATGACCCGGGTCTTCAACGGCGAGCGCACCATCCTCTCGCCCGTGCTCGCGCCCGTCGAGCGCGGGCTCTACCGCGCCGCCGGCATCGATGCGCGCCAGGAACAGACCTGGCTCGGCTACGCGGGCGCGATGGTCGTCTTCAACGTGGCCGGCTTCGTCCTGCTCTACGCCATCCTGCGCCTGCAGACGGTGCTGCCGCTCAACCCGGCGGACCAGGGCGCGGTGGCGCCGGACCTCGCCTTCAACACGGCGACGAGCTTCGTCACCAACACCAACTGGCAGTCCTACGGCGGCGAGACCACGCTCTCCTACCTGTCGCAGATGCTGGGGCTGACGCACCAGAACTTCGTCTCGGCGGCCTCGGGCATCGCGGTGGCGGTGGCGGTGATCCGCGGCTTCGCCCGGGCCTCGACGAAGACGCTGGGCTCGTTCTGGGTCGATATGACCCGCGCCACGCTCTACCTGCTGCTGCCGCTGTGTCTCCTGATCGCGCTGTTCCTGGTCTCGCAGGGCATGCCGCAGACGCTCGCCCCCTCGGTGGAGGCCACCACCCTGGAGGGCGCGCGGCAGACCATCGCGGTCGGGCCCGTGGCGAGCCAGGTCGCGATCAAGATGCTCGGCACCAACGGCGGCGGCTTTTTCAACGCCAACGCCGCCCACCCCTTCGAGAACCCCACCGCCCTGTCGAACTTCCTGCAGATGGTGGCGATCTTCATGATCGGCGCGGCGCTGACCAACGTCTTCGGACGGATGGTCGGCGACGAGCGTCAGGGCTGGGCCATCCTCGCCGCCATGGGGCTGCTCTTCCTCGCGGGTGTCGCCGTCACCTACTGGGCCGAAGCCAACGCCCATGGCGTTCTCGGCGGTCTCGGCCTGACCGGCGGCAACATGGAGGGCAAGGAGGTCCGCTTCGGTCTCTCCGCCTCCGCCCTGTTCGCGGTGATCACCACCGCCGCGTCCTGCGGCGCGGTCAACGCCATGCACGACTCGTTCACGGCTTTGGGCGGCCTGATCCCGCTCCTCAACATGCAGCTCGGCGAGGTCATCATCGGCGGCGTCGGCGCCGGCCTCTACGGCATGCTCGTCTTCGTCGTCGTGGCGATCTTCGTGGCCGGCCTGATGGTCGGGCGCACCCCGGAATATCTCGGCAAGAAGATCGAGGCGCGCGAGGTGAAGATGGCCATGCTCGGCATCCTCTGCCTGCCCCTGATGATGCTGGGTCTCACGGCGCTGGCCACGGTGGTCCCGGCGGGGCTGGCCGGCCCGGCCAATGCCGGCCCGCACGGCTTCACCGAGATCCTCTACGCCTACACCTCGGCGGCGGCCAACAACGGCTCGGCGCTCAGTGGGCTCACGGCCAACACCCTGTTCTACAACACGACGCTGGCCATCGGCATGCTGGTCGGGCGCTTCTTCGTGAAGATCCCGGTGCTCGCCATCGCCGGCTCGCTCGCGGCCAAGAAGCGGGTCCCGGCCTCCGCCGGCACCTTCCCGACCCATGGCGGCCTCTTCGTCGGCCTGCTGGTCGGCGTGGTGCTGATCATCGGCGGCCTGACCTTCTTCCCGTCGCTGGCGCTCGGCCCCCTCGTCGAGCACTTCGCCGGCGCGGCCGGGCAGACCTTTCCGGCGGGGGGCTGA
- a CDS encoding K(+)-transporting ATPase subunit F produces the protein MTLDLALGALVTAGLLVYLTYALVRPERF, from the coding sequence ATGACCCTCGACCTCGCGCTGGGCGCCCTCGTGACCGCCGGGCTCCTCGTCTACCTCACCTACGCCCTCGTCCGCCCAGAACGCTTCTGA